The DNA sequence TAACTTTGATAACCCTTTTGGATTAACTTCATTTTTTTTGTTTTTTACTCTCACGTTAAGACCCTCTAAAATAAAAGCCTAATTTATTTTTAAGCTTAGGCTTCTCTTAAATAACCCCATGTATGCAGTTTATCTGAATCTTCAAACCATCTATTCCCTATATCTGTACGGTAATACATATTGGGTATTATGATATTCTTTATTCTGCTATAGGCCTGAGATTGAGCTTGCTTCATAGTCTGGCCAATACCAACTACTACAAGGACCACCCCCATAGTACCAGCAACAAGCCATTGTCCATCTATATTCTTTACATCTTCAATATGAATGCCATCGTAATACTGCTTCTTAAAAAGTATAGCGGCATTATTTGAATACCTATCAAAAGTGTCTTCGTCTTTAAAAGGATATGGGGGTACTACAATCCTCACGCCTACCTGAAATCCTTTTTTTGTTTTGAATTCTTTTAAATTGCCGCAAGCTAAATTAAATAAAAATTCAGCCATAGGCATTTGGATGCCTTCCTGCTGAATAAATATAGTAGGGTAACCAAAACGAGCCGTAAATTCTAAAGGATAAATACCATTTGCATTAACTATGCAATTAATATCTATATATCCTGCGTATCTCTCTTTCCTTAATTTACTTTCCAGTCTAGCTAATGTGGCATTAAAAAGCCTATTGGCCTTACTCCAATACATAGAAGTACCCATCTCACCTGTAGATGGGCCTATCTGGCCAGGGAAAAGCTTTTTGTGTTCAAAATTTATGTTAATGGGGTGGACGAATTGCGAACCGTTAAAAAAAGCCCCAACAGCTATTTCAACGCCAGTCACTCGTCTTTGAAGTTGAAAAACTTTTATGTCATCTGTAGAAACCTTTCTGTAGGCCTCCAAGACTTTAATCACATCTTTGCCATCTTCTTCTTCACCTACAAATAACATTCTCTTTAAATTTTGTGCCTCTCCGCTTGGTTTTATTACATATCTGTTTGGGTTTTTTTCTACATATCCTATTGCATCTGTAAAATCACTAAATTCCTTATAAGGTAATATGCTAATCCCCGTTCGCTTTAATTCTTCTTGACCAAAGGTCCTATCATCTTCGAGTCTATCCGTATATTCTGTGCCACCGATTACGAATT is a window from the Candidatus Omnitrophota bacterium genome containing:
- a CDS encoding phosphoribosylamine--glycine ligase; protein product: MDKKKFLFVSLDGFIGDIAWQVIKEGHEARYFIRNESNQDIADGFVPKVEDWRKEVDWADVVIFDDVLGLGKEAQNLRKNGKFVIGGTEYTDRLEDDRTFGQEELKRTGISILPYKEFSDFTDAIGYVEKNPNRYVIKPSGEAQNLKRMLFVGEEEDGKDVIKVLEAYRKVSTDDIKVFQLQRRVTGVEIAVGAFFNGSQFVHPININFEHKKLFPGQIGPSTGEMGTSMYWSKANRLFNATLARLESKLRKERYAGYIDINCIVNANGIYPLEFTARFGYPTIFIQQEGIQMPMAEFLFNLACGNLKEFKTKKGFQVGVRIVVPPYPFKDEDTFDRYSNNAAILFKKQYYDGIHIEDVKNIDGQWLVAGTMGVVLVVVGIGQTMKQAQSQAYSRIKNIIIPNMYYRTDIGNRWFEDSDKLHTWGYLREA